One region of Vigna angularis cultivar LongXiaoDou No.4 chromosome 10, ASM1680809v1, whole genome shotgun sequence genomic DNA includes:
- the LOC108335085 gene encoding fructokinase-like 2, chloroplastic, with translation MACLSFPQFLSLPRCHLTWSYCCTSFNTVQLGELRSGCKWGHVATARKKASLDSAIEEPSDNESVVEKKTTRSSKTKSPVGRTRKKAKDESPEVNDGLLVDRDDASIGESSSASIDTSKKTRRTRKKDASSSAGLEEKKEVKEEKKVRRRRKTEEVNLIVEDKVIEAGISDQDESSFIENVEDESDIDLALIKDVGDDISFTYGWPPLVCCFGAAQHAFVPSGRPANRLINHEIHESMKDALWSPEIFFRAPGSSAGSVAIALATLGGKVALMGKLADDIYGEAMLYYMNANKVQTRSVRIDNKRATAVSLMKIGKRNHLKMSCVKPCAEDSLTKTELNIDVLKEAKVFYFNTHSLLDRNMRSTTLQAIKISKHFGGFVFYDLNLPMPLWHSREETILYIQQFWNLADIIEVTKQELEFLCGITPSEEFDTKNNDSLKFIHYEPEVVAPLWHENLKVLFVTNGTSKIHYYTKEHDGAVLGMEDAPITPFTCDMSATGDGIVAALLRKLSVQLDLITDKGYLEHSIKYAINCGVIDQWIQGRVRGFPPREDMDDVIPDSNGIKSISEREYRTVGGPSDE, from the exons ATGGCGTGCCTTTCTTTTCCGCAGTTTCTCTCACTTCCTAG GTGCCACTTGACTTGGTCCTATTGTTGTACTTCTTTTAATACAGTGCAACTTGGGGAACTCAGGTCTGGGTGTAAATGGGGGCATGTGGCAACGGCTAGGAAAAAGGCTTCTCTAGACTCTGCCATAGAAGAACCCAGTGACAATGAATCTGTGGTTGAAAAGAAGACAACTAGGTCATCAAAAACTAAGAGCCCGGTCGGGAGGACAAGGAAGAAAGCAAAAGATGAGTCTCCTGAAGTAAATGATGGTTTGTTGGTAGATAGAGATGATGCCTCCATTGGAGAAAGTTCATCTGCCTCTATTGATACTTCCAAGAAAACTCGAAGGACTCGGAAAAAGG ATGCATCTAGTTCTGCTGGcttggaagaaaagaaggaagtCAAGGAAGAGAAAAAGGTTAGAAGGCGAAGGAAAACTGAGGAGGTGAACTTAATTGTAGAGGATAAAGTTATTGAAGCTGGAATCAGTGACCAAGATGAGTCTTCATTTATTGAAAATGTGGAGGATGAGAGTGACATTGATTTGGCACTGATAAAAGATGTTGGAGATGACATTAGCTTTACTTATGGATGGCCTCctcttgtttgttgttttgggGCTGCGCAGCATGCTTTTGTGCCTTCTGGGAGGCCAGCAAATAGGCTTATAAATCATGAAATTCATGAAAGCATGAAGGATGCCTTATGGAGCcctgaaatattttttagggCTCCAGGCTCCTCTGCTGGTAGTGTTGCTATTGCTCTTGCTACCTTGGGTGGCAAGGTGGCACTCATGGGAAAACTTGCAGATGATATTTATGGTGAAGCTATGCTGTACTATATGAATGCAAATAAAGTCCAGACCCGGTCAGTTCGAATTGATAATAAAAGGGCAACAGCTGTATCATTGATGAAGATTGGTAAAAGGAATCATCTTAAAATGAGTTGTGTGAAACCCTGTGCTGAAGATAGTTTGACGAAGACAGAGCTAAATATCGATGTGCTGAAAGAG GCAAAAGTGTTCTACTTCAATACACATTCTCTGCTTGATCGTAATATGAGGTCAACTACATTGCAAGCCATTAAGATTTCAAAGCATTTTGGAGGGTTTGTTTTCTACGATCTAAACCTTCCTATGCCACTGTGGCACTCTAGGGAGGAAACTATTTTGTACATTCAGCAATTCTGGAATCTTGCAGACATTATTGAGGTCACTAAGCAAGAACTAGAGTTCTTATGTGGGATAACACCATCTGAAGAATTTGACACCAAAAACAATGATAGTTTGAAGTTTATCCATTATGAACCCGAAGTGGTTGCTCCACTTTGGCATGAAAATCTTAAGGTTTTATTTGTGACTAATGGAACTTCCAAGATACATTATTACACAAAAGAACACGATGGTGCTGTTCTTGGAATGGAGGATGCCCCAATTACCCCATTCACTTGTGACATGTCAGCAACTGGAGATGGCATCGTTGCAG CCCTATTGCGGAAGTTGTCAGTTCAACTTGATTTAATAACTGATAAAGGATATCTGGAACATTCCATCAAGTATGCAATCAATTGTGGGGTTATAGATCAATGGATACAAGGCCGAGTTAGGGGCTTTCCTCCTCGTGAAGATATGGACGACGTAATTCCTGATTCAAATGGAATCAAGTCAATTTCAGAAAGAGAATACAGGACAGTAGGAGGACCTTCTGATGAGTAA
- the LOC108335137 gene encoding uncharacterized protein LOC108335137 isoform X1: MAVARGIIKRMSIRVGAVLIRPPTTPSHSHFFHCCNDSLPPFKSHLSSFSSTFLRSFSHHFPEETSDEGATTDGWEEEDETEPKIGDGGDGGGVALQNVPWGQRTLSIAEEVLMQFSEDIKLFAFKTTPRGYVYVRLDKLTDEYGCPSMEELECYNKKYKERLDEVGALGEIPDDLALEVSSPGAERLLKVPDDIGRFKDMPMRVCYTENLESNCPEREGIFLLDFIEKDSEMCVWKLADVKENRDPLRKGRTLNRKQKDWRLKLPFNLHRMSGTGITCSLKQQCILFRARNNLYELGLSVGSVMILSRRG, from the exons ATGGCTGTGGCAAGAGGTATAATTAAGAGGATGAGTATTAGGGTTGGTGCTGTTCTGATACGTCCTCCAACAACACCATCTCATTCACACTTCTTCCACTGTTGTAACGATTCTCTCCCTCCATTCAAATCCCAcctttcttccttctcctctACTTTCCTTAGATCCTTCTCTCACCATTTTCCAg AAGAGACAAGTGATGAAGGTGCTACCACTGACGGATgggaagaggaagatgagacTGAACCTAAG ATTGGTGATGGAGGTGATGGTGGTGGAGTTGCCTTGCAAAATGTCCCTTGGGGCCAGCGAACTCTCTCTATCGCTGAGGAGGTGCTTATGCAGTTCAGTGAGGACATCAAACTTTTTGCTTTCAAAACAACTCCTCGTGGATATGTTTATGTGAGATTGGACAAATTAACTGATGA ATATGGGTGTCCAAGCATGGAAGAGCTTGAATGctacaataaaaaatacaaagaaagaTTAGATGAAGTTGGAGCACTTGGAGAGATACCCGATGATTTGGCTTTAGAG gTTTCATCCCCAGGTGCTGAGAGGCTACTGAAAGTGCCAGATGATATTGGTAGATTCAAAGACATGCCTATGAGAGTCTGTTACACTGAAAATCTAGAGTCCAATTGCCCAGAAAGGGAGGGGATTTTCTTGTTAGATTTTATAGAAAAAGACTCAGAGATGTGTGTGTGGAAGTTGGCAGACGTTAAAGAGAATAGAGACCCCCTTAGAAAAGGCAGAACTTTAAATCGTAAACAGAAGGATTGGAGATTGAAACTTCCATTCAACTTGCATAGAATG TCTGGGACTGGGATCACGTGTAGTCTAAAACAACAGTGCATCCTTTTTCGC GCCCGCAACAACTTATATGAGTTAGGACTATCAGTTGGGTCAGTTATGATACTTAGCAGAAGGGGTTAG
- the LOC108335735 gene encoding probable 6-phosphogluconolactonase 2 isoform X1 yields the protein MALSDGQKNRGELRIHESLDELMTDLADYVAELSEASVKERGVFAIALSGGSLIGLMGKLCEAPYNKTVDWSKWYIFWADERVVAKNHADSNYKLAKDGLLSKVPIVPSHVHSINDSVSAEEAAEDYEFVIRQFVKTRVVSVSEISDCPKFDLILLGLGPDGHIASLFPNHSALNEREEWVTFITDSPKPPPERITFTMPVINSASNVAVVVTGDSKAESVHLAIDDLGPDCPLIPARMVQPAMGKLAWFLDKLAASKLEESNLNK from the exons ATGGCTCTTTCTGATGGTCAGAAGAATAGAGGAGAATTGAGGATTCATGAGAGTTTGGACGAGCTAATGACCGATTTGGCAGACTATGTTGCTGAGTTATCAGAGGCATCAGTTAAAGAGCGAGGAGTCTTTGCCATTGCTTTATCTGGTGGTTCTCTCATTGGCTTAATGGG AAAACTCTGCGAAGCTCCGTATAACAAGACCGTGGACTGGTCCAAGTGGTATATTTTCTGGGCTGATGAGCGTGTTGTGGCAAAAAACCATGCTGATAGCAATTATAAGCTTGCTAAAGATGGCCTTTTGTCCAAG GTTCCTATTGTCCCCAGTCATGTGCATTCTATTAACGATTCTGTGTCAGCAGAAGAAGCTGCTGAAGATTATGAGTTTGTGATTCGACAGTTCGTGAAAACACGTGTTGTCAGTGTCTCAGAGATTAGTGACTGTCCAAAGTTTGATCTCATTCTGCTGGGATTGGGTCCAGACGGCCACATTGCCTCATTGTTTCCCAACCACTCAGCACTGAATGAAAGGGAAGAATGGGTAACTTTCATTACTGACTCTCCCAAACCCCCACCTGAGAGAATCACATTCACCATGCCTGTCATCAATTCTGCATCAAATGTTGCAGTAGTTGTCACTGGTGACAGCAAAGCAGAATCTGTGCACTTGGCAATAGATGATCTTGGACCTGACTGCCCATTAATACCAGCCAGAATGGTCCAACCAGCTATGGGGAAGTTGGCGTGGTTTTTGGATAAACTGGCTGCCTCAAAACTTGAAGAATCCAATTTAAACAAGTAG
- the LOC108335137 gene encoding uncharacterized protein LOC108335137 isoform X2, protein MAVARGIIKRMSIRVGAVLIRPPTTPSHSHFFHCCNDSLPPFKSHLSSFSSTFLRSFSHHFPEETSDEGATTDGWEEEDETEPKIGDGGDGGGVALQNVPWGQRTLSIAEEVLMQFSEDIKLFAFKTTPRGYVYVRLDKLTDEYGCPSMEELECYNKKYKERLDEVGALGEIPDDLALEVSSPGAERLLKVPDDIGRFKDMPMRVCYTENLESNCPEREGIFLLDFIEKDSEMCVWKLADVKENRDPLRKGRTLNRKQKDWRLKLPFNLHRMARNNLYELGLSVGSVMILSRRG, encoded by the exons ATGGCTGTGGCAAGAGGTATAATTAAGAGGATGAGTATTAGGGTTGGTGCTGTTCTGATACGTCCTCCAACAACACCATCTCATTCACACTTCTTCCACTGTTGTAACGATTCTCTCCCTCCATTCAAATCCCAcctttcttccttctcctctACTTTCCTTAGATCCTTCTCTCACCATTTTCCAg AAGAGACAAGTGATGAAGGTGCTACCACTGACGGATgggaagaggaagatgagacTGAACCTAAG ATTGGTGATGGAGGTGATGGTGGTGGAGTTGCCTTGCAAAATGTCCCTTGGGGCCAGCGAACTCTCTCTATCGCTGAGGAGGTGCTTATGCAGTTCAGTGAGGACATCAAACTTTTTGCTTTCAAAACAACTCCTCGTGGATATGTTTATGTGAGATTGGACAAATTAACTGATGA ATATGGGTGTCCAAGCATGGAAGAGCTTGAATGctacaataaaaaatacaaagaaagaTTAGATGAAGTTGGAGCACTTGGAGAGATACCCGATGATTTGGCTTTAGAG gTTTCATCCCCAGGTGCTGAGAGGCTACTGAAAGTGCCAGATGATATTGGTAGATTCAAAGACATGCCTATGAGAGTCTGTTACACTGAAAATCTAGAGTCCAATTGCCCAGAAAGGGAGGGGATTTTCTTGTTAGATTTTATAGAAAAAGACTCAGAGATGTGTGTGTGGAAGTTGGCAGACGTTAAAGAGAATAGAGACCCCCTTAGAAAAGGCAGAACTTTAAATCGTAAACAGAAGGATTGGAGATTGAAACTTCCATTCAACTTGCATAGAATG GCCCGCAACAACTTATATGAGTTAGGACTATCAGTTGGGTCAGTTATGATACTTAGCAGAAGGGGTTAG
- the LOC108335735 gene encoding probable 6-phosphogluconolactonase 1 isoform X2 has translation MLCSFISFCSSRGCQFNMFYDLGAIGPSGTMALSDGQKNRGELRIHESLDELMTDLADYVAELSEASVKERGVFAIALSEEAAEDYEFVIRQFVKTRVVSVSEISDCPKFDLILLGLGPDGHIASLFPNHSALNEREEWVTFITDSPKPPPERITFTMPVINSASNVAVVVTGDSKAESVHLAIDDLGPDCPLIPARMVQPAMGKLAWFLDKLAASKLEESNLNK, from the exons ATGCTTTGTTCTTTTATTAGTTTCTGCAGCAGTAGAGGGTGTCAATTTAACATGTTTTATGATCTGGG AGCTATTGGACCCTCCGGAACCATGGCTCTTTCTGATGGTCAGAAGAATAGAGGAGAATTGAGGATTCATGAGAGTTTGGACGAGCTAATGACCGATTTGGCAGACTATGTTGCTGAGTTATCAGAGGCATCAGTTAAAGAGCGAGGAGTCTTTGCCATTGCTTTATCTG AAGAAGCTGCTGAAGATTATGAGTTTGTGATTCGACAGTTCGTGAAAACACGTGTTGTCAGTGTCTCAGAGATTAGTGACTGTCCAAAGTTTGATCTCATTCTGCTGGGATTGGGTCCAGACGGCCACATTGCCTCATTGTTTCCCAACCACTCAGCACTGAATGAAAGGGAAGAATGGGTAACTTTCATTACTGACTCTCCCAAACCCCCACCTGAGAGAATCACATTCACCATGCCTGTCATCAATTCTGCATCAAATGTTGCAGTAGTTGTCACTGGTGACAGCAAAGCAGAATCTGTGCACTTGGCAATAGATGATCTTGGACCTGACTGCCCATTAATACCAGCCAGAATGGTCCAACCAGCTATGGGGAAGTTGGCGTGGTTTTTGGATAAACTGGCTGCCTCAAAACTTGAAGAATCCAATTTAAACAAGTAG
- the LOC108334928 gene encoding protein IWS1 homolog 1-like, which produces MTDIITRSNYEGKQDEKDKEIKDLFQIGKKRKKNEKNPAEIPLSVMNVMIEFKVAAQEDADLNRQGKPAIKKLKKLYFSTNVLLEKQQEFLDHGLLTVLKNWLEPLPDGSLPNLTLRTKILKILNDIDLEHHDRRKHLKNSGIGNAVMFLSQSDEEIIANRKLANELIYKWCRSLYHNKNTTSFKRSEIRTQVKNGLSIQQRINTKWQKLKTSRKEQFQHARLRINNT; this is translated from the exons ATGACGGATATAATTACTAGAAGCAATTATGAA gGGAAACAAGATGAAAAGGATAAAGAAATCAAGGATCTTTTCCaaataggaaaaaaaaggaaaaaaaatgagaaaaaccCTGCTGAAATACCTTTATCAGTCATGAACGTCATGATTGAGTTTAAAGTTGCTGCTCAGGAAGATGCTGATCTTAATAGACAGGGAAAACCTGCCATTAAGAAGCTTAAGAAGTTATATTTTTCTACCAACGTCCTTTTAGA GAAACAACAAGAGTTTTTAGATCATGGATTGCTAACTGTATTAAAGAATTGGCTTGAACCACTTCCCGATGGAAGCTTGCCAAATCTAACTTTACGCACAAAaattttgaagattttgaatGAT ATAGACCTAGAGCACCATGATAGAAGGAAACATCTAAAGAATAGTGGCATTGGAAAT GCAGTCATGTTTTTATCACAATCCGATGAAGAAATTATTGCAAACAGAAAACTAGCCAATGAACTCATTTACAAGTGG TGTCGATCCTTATATCATAACAAAAATACAACTTCGTTTAAAAGATCAGAAATTAGAACACAAGTGAAGAATGGTCTCTCAATTCAGCAACGCATAAATACTAAATGGCAGAAGTTAAAGACATCTAGAAAGGAGCAGTTTCAACATGCAAGACTCAGgataaataatacttaa